The DNA window CACCTCCTGCGAGTACCAGACGTGGAACGACGAGAGCGCGAGCGCGGCGGCTGCCGCGACGACCGCGCCCGGGGGCAGGATCGGCGCGGTCGCCCACGCGAGCGCCGGGATGGTCGCGGCGCCGAGCGCGGCCGAGGTGAGGCGGAGCACCGCGTCGCGGTCGCCGAGGCCCGGCCAGGCGACGGCCTTCGTGAGCGCCCAGTACGCCATGCTGAGCCACGCGGTCGGCTCGAGGCGGCCGGCCTCGAAGTCGGAGGCGAGCCGGGAGACCGGCGTCGCGATCACCTGCACCGAGCCGATCTCGTCGTACCAGAGGTTCTGCGCGTTCAGGTGGAAGGCGCGGAGCGCGAAGGCCGCGACGGCGAGGAGGACGATCGCCGATCGGGGGACGGCGCGGGGCGGCGCGCTCACGTCGTGTTCCGGCGCTCGGCGGTCCCGGCCCGCAGGCGCGCCAGGGTCGCCGTGATCTCCTTCATCTCGGCGGCGGCGAGCTTCGGGCGATTGGTGTTGCGGAGCGGCGGCAGGTCGCGGCGTACGGCGGCGCCGTCGACGTCCACTCCGAGGATCTCCCGACCGACGCGCTCGACGATCGCGTGCGGCGCGGTGCAGAACGACTCGTAGTCCACGACCCAGAACCGCGCGTCGCCGACGATGCGCCGCGCCTCCTCCATACGTCGCTCGTGGTACACGATCTGCGCGCAGACGTCTTCGATCGGACTCGCGTACGTCCCGCGCGCCGGGTCGTTCACCCCGTACTGCGCCGCGCGCGTGCCCTGGATCGTCTCGCGGGCGCCGAGGATCGATTGCGCGGCGAAGACCGGGTCGCGGCGGACGTAGACGAAGCGCGACGTCGGAAGCGCCTCGGCGACGGCGGGCACGCCGGTCGCGAGCGCGTTGTTCTTGGTGACGAGCGCGCGGCCGAAGGCGTGCTCCCACGCCGCGAAGAAGCGGCGGAGGTCGGCGGCGGTCTCGCTGGCGAGCCGCTCGGGGACCGCGTAGCGGTCGGCGCCGAGCCAGCGATCCCAGAGGTGCAGGCCGTCGTTCTCGGCGGCGAAGCCGCTCGTGCGCCCGTAGTAGCTGTGGAGCGTCGCCGCCGGCTTCGGGAGCATGCGGCCGAAGAGGCGGTTGGCGGCGATCGGCGCGCGCGGGAACACGCCGGTCAGGTTGTTGAAGTAGGTGACCGGCAGGTGATGGATGAGCGCCTGCGAGAGCACGGTCGTCCCGCTTCGTGGCGCGCCGGTGACGATGACGACCGGCTTCTTCGGCGCCACGTGATCGCCGAGGAGGAGCTTCTCGAGGGTCGCGGCGAGAAGCGCGTCGAGCGGGGTCGCCGCCGCGCCGAGCGCGGTGCTGACGATCGCGAAGTACGCCGCGCGGTCGCGCGAGGCGAGGATCCGCCGCGCGAGCCCGACGGGATCGCGGAAGTTCGCCGGCACGAGGCGTCGGAACGGACGCGGGCGCTCTCTGGTCATGCGTCGGCCGCTCAGGATACCGGGCGGATGCTCGGGAATCAGCTCCCGTTCTCGGCAAGGCCGGCCGCGAGCGCCGCCACGATCGCCTCGCCGGCATGTCCGTCCCCATACGGGTTGTGGGCGTGCGCCATCGCCGCGTACGCGGCGGGGTCGGTCAGGAGGCGGTCGGCCTCGGCGACGATGCGGTCGCGGTCGGTGCCGACGAGCTTCGCGGTGCCGGCCTCGACGCCCTCGGGCCGCTCCGTCGTGTCGCGCATCACCAGCACGGGCTTTCCGAGCGACGGCGCCTCCTCCTGGATCCCCCCCGAGTCGGTCAGCACGAGGGTGCAGCGCTTCAGCAGCGCGACCAGGCTCGCGTAGTCGACGGGGGCCGGCAGGTGCACGCGCGGCACGCCGGAAAGGATGCGGCGCACGGGTTCCTGCACGTTCGGGTTCAGGTGCACCGGGTACACGAGCTCGACGTCGGGATGCCGCTCGACGATCGCGCGCATCGCTTCGCACATCGCCACGAAAGGCGGGCCGAAATTCTCGCGCCGGTGCGCCGTCACCAAGACGACCCGGGACGCCGGCGCGAGCGCGGGGACGACGTCGGCGCCATCCGCGACCTTGTCGGCGATCCACCGCAGCGCGTCGGTGACGGGATTTCCGGTGACGGTGATCGCCGCGGGGGCGACGCCGGCGCGCAGCAGGTTGTCGCGCGCCCAGGCCGTCGGCGCGAAGTGCCAGTCGGCGAGCACCGTCGTCATCTGGCGGTTCAGCTCCTCGGGGAACGGCGAGTCCTTGCGATACGTGCGGAGGCCGGCCTCGACGTGTCCGATCGGGATGCGGTCGTAGAAGGACGCGAGCGCCGCGGCGAACGTCGTCGTGGTGTCGCCCTGCACGAGCACCGCGGCGGGTCGCGTGTCGGCGAGCACCGGCGGCAGGCGTTCGAGGACGCGCACCGTCACGTCGTTCGGCGTCTGCCCGCTCGTCATCACCTGCAGGCGGTGCTCGACCCGCAGCTCGAACAGGTCGAGGACCTGGTCGAGCATTTCCTGGTGCTGGTTCGTGACGCATACGACGGGGCGGAACTCGCCGGCCCGCGCGGCGAGCGCGCGCACGACGGGCGCCATCTTGATCGCCTCCGGGCGCGTCCCGAACACGCACAGGATCGTGCGTGCGCTCATGCGGGTCGGATCACCTTCAGACTGTCGCTGCCGGTGCGGCCGCCGAATCCGTCCACGACGACGTAATACGTGCGACCGGCGACGGAGGCAACGCGCGGGCGGGCGGTCGCGTGGGCGCTCCGGTCGTGGCGCGCGGCTTCGACGGCCGCGCTCAGGCCGCGACGGTGACGACCTCCGGCGCCGGCATCCGGCGAGCGCCGACCAGCGTCGCCGCGAACGTCGCCACGAGCCCGAACGTGAGGAGCTCCGCCCACGTCACGCAGAACATGCCGACGATGCCGTCCATGCCGTTCGGCAGGACGCGGAAGGGATCGGCGACCGCCGCGACGGCCGCGAAGCGCACCACGTAGCCGACGACCAGGAGATCGAGGAGGTGCGTCGTCCAGCGCCGATCCGCCACCGCGAGCGAGGGCAGGGCCATCGCCAGGATCACGATCCACGGCAGGCCGTACTTGAGCAGCAGGAGGCCGATGACGGTCGCGAGGGGCAGCCCGGAGTCGGCGAGGAGGAAGCCCGGCGCGGTGCGGATCGAGCTGATGTTGTACTGGTCGCCGAGCTCGAAATAGAGGCATATCCGCAGCAGGACGAGCACCGTCGCGACGAGGTAGACGAGGCCGGGCCGCGCGAGGTCGATGCGGATCCGCGACACCGCGAGCGCGACGGCCGCGGTCGCGCAGAACACGAGCTCCTCGTGCACGTCCGAGGCCATGACGAGGAAGAGCGCCGTGCTCGACGCGATCAGGAGCGCCGCCGCCGCGCGGGGCGCTTCCTTGAGGACCATCGCCGTCAGCATGACGACGAAGAAGAGCGCCAGCACGACGCTCGCGAGGCTCGTGCTCGGGGCGGCGCGCCATCCGAACGCGGCCGCGAAGATCGCGAGTACGAGCGTTGCCGCGAGCGCGGTCGGGGCGCTGCGTTCCGTACGGAGGTTCCGCAGCGCGAGCGCCACGACGCCGACCGCGAGGAGCGGCAGGAGCAGGTGCGGCCAGTCGCCGATCGCGATCTGCGGCACGTAGATCATCGCGGCCGTCACGGCCGGCAGGCGCGCCCAGCGTTCGCGAGCGGCGACGAGCGGGACCATGAGCGCCACGGCCGCGAGCAGGAGCAGCTCGAAGTACGGGCGCGGATGGAGCCAGTGCGAGTTCACGAGCGGCGCCGTCAGGACGACGAGCGTGGGCACGAAGGCCGAGATCCGCCACCGGTCGAGATCCCGGGTGAGGCGCGGGAAGCGCACCACGATCCAGACGACGACCGCCGCCGCCGCGAGCACGCCGGTCACGACCGCCATGGCGATCGTGCTCGAGCGGAACGCGAAGGCGCTCCGCATCCAGAGGAATCCGGTCGCGACGAGCGCGAGCGCCGCGGGCGCCGCCAGGGCGAGGGCGAGGTGCGCCGCGGCGGCGGGCCGCTCGCTCGGGCGCGGCGCCGAGCGCCAGAGGAGGAGCGCCGCGCCGAGGACGCCGAGCATGGTCGAGGCCGCCGCGAGCGTCCGGAAACCGGCACGCGACTCCTCGGCACCGAAGAGGACGTCGTTGAGCGCCTGGTTCGCCTCCGCGTCGGTCGCGGGCGCGCCCGCGAGGACGGAGTGCGATGCTTGCGTCGCCGTGGCGTGCCGCTTGCCGTCGAAGTACTCGCGGACGAGCGCCTCGGCCTCCGACGCCGGCCGGTCGAGGAGGACCGGGGCGGGCGGCTCGAGCGAAACCGGCAGGAACGGCAGCCCGAGCACCGCGAGGAGCGTCGAGGTGAGCGCGGTCTGCGGGAGGTCCTGCCGCACGCCGGCGCGTACGCCGGGGCCGACGAGCACGTACGGCGTGCGCCGCGCCTCGTCCTCGCCGCCGTGCGTTCCGCGCGACGCCATGCCGTGGTCGCCGGTGACGAGGAGGAGCGTCGTCGACGTGTCGATCGCAGCCGCCGTGCGCGCGAGGAGCCCGTCGAGGAACGTCATCTGCTGCGCGTAGCGCGGCGCACGCGGCGTCACCATGTGCCCGACGGCGTCGAGGCTTCCGAGGTGCACGACGAGCAGGCGGTAGCGCGGGTCGGCGTACTTCCCGAGCAGGAACTCGACGGCGGCGGCGTCGTACGCGTCGATGTGGTGCTCGATCGTGATGCCGGGCTCGGGCGACTCGTGGCGGTCCTCGGCCGGCACCAGCCATCCGAACTGGCGGTGCCAGGCGGGATCGCCGGCGAGCGCCAGGCGGCCGCCGTCGGCGGCGACCAGGCTCAGCAAGGAGTCCACCGTCGTCGGCCGCGAATGGAAGTTGAAGATCGCCTGCACGAGATTGCCGGGCCGGCCGGTGGTCAGGCTGTAGACGCAGGGCGCGGTCGTCGTGACGGGATCCGTCTGGACGACGCCCGAGGCGCCGGCCGCCGCGAGGCGGCCGAAGGTCGGCATCACGGCGGGGTCGAACGCCTTCTCGGGCGTGAATGCGTCGATCACGAACAGCACGACGCGCGAGGCGGCCGCGGCGTGGCGCGACGGCGGCGGCACGGCGGAGACGACGTCGGGCGTTGCGAGGTAGGCACGGTAGCCGAACCACCCCGCGAGCAGGAAGAGCAGGAGGAGCGCGCCGATCGTGGCGAGCGTGCGCACGGCGAGACGGCTCGTCGGCTCGCGGTGGTCGCTCGCGGGTGGGTCGAAGCGCGTCACGGACATCGCCTCGTCAATCCAGCTGGTAGAGCGTCCGCCAGTCGACGTCGTCGGTGAGCGGCGGCTGGCGGTCCTTCTCGAGGACGTGGGAGCCGAGGACCAGCGTATCCATCTCGGTCCGCATGAAGCAGAGGTAGGCGTCCTTCGGCGTGCACACGATCGGCTCGCCGCGGACGTTGAAGCTCGTGTTGACGAGCACCGGGCATCCGGTCAGATCGCGAAAGCGCGTGAGCAGCGCGTGATAGAGCGGGTTCGTCGCGGCGTGCACCGTCTGGATGCGCGCCGAGTAGTCGACGTGCGTGATCGACGGCAGGTCCGAGCGCGCGACGTTCAGCTTGTCGATTCCGAAGAGGCGCTGCTCGTCGTCGGTCATCGCGATCCGCCGCTCCCGCCGCACCGGCGCCACGAGCAGCATGTACGGCGAGTCGCCGTCGAGCTCGAAGTACTCGGCGACGTGCTCGCGGAGCACGCTCGGCGCGAACGGGCGGAAGCTCTCGCGGAACTTGATCTTCAGGTTCATGACCGACTGCATCTTGCGCGAGCGCGGGTCGCCGAGGATGCTGCGCGCGCCGAGCGAGCGCGGTCCGAACTCCATCCGCCCCTGCAGCCAGCCGACGACCTTCTCCCGCGCGAGCGCCTCGGCCGTGCGCGCCAGCATCGCGTCGGTCGGGAGCGTCTCGTAGACCGCGCCCGCGGCGCGCAGGAACGTCGCGATCTCGTCGTCCGTGAACGCGGGCCCGAGATACGCACCCTGCATCGCGTCGTGGCCGTCGCCGTTCCGCGACCGCGCGTTCCCGAGCACCTTGTGGTGGATGGCGAGCGCGACGCCGAGCGCGCCGCCGGCGTCGCCCGCCGCCGGCTGGATCCACAGGCCCTCGAACGGTCCCTCGCGCAAGAGCCGGCCGTTGCCGACGCAGTTCAGCGCCACGCCGCCCGCCAGGCAGAGGTTCCGCATGCCGGTTTCGCGGTGCACGTGGCGCGCCATCCGCAGCATGATCTCCTCGGTCACGACCTGCACCGACGCCGCGAGGTCCATCTCGCGCTGCGTGAGCGCCGATTCGGGCCGGCGCGGCGGCCCGCCGAAGAGCGCGTCGAACGCGCCGCTCGTCATCGTGAGGCCGTGTAGGTAGTCGAAGAGCGCCATGTTGAGCTTGAAGGAGCCGTCCTCCTTCAGCTGCAGCACGTCGGTGAGTATGCGGTCGACGTAGCGCGGCTCGCCGTACGGCGCGAGGCCCATCACCTTGTACTCGCCCGAGTTCACCTTGAAGCCGGTGTAGTAGGTGAACGCTGAGTAGAGCATGCCGAGCGAGTGCGGGTAGTGGAGCTCGGCGAGGAGGTCGAGGTCGTGGCCGCGCCCGACGGCGTACGACGACGTCGCCCACTCGCCGACGCCGTCCATCGTGAGCACCGCCGCCTCCGCGAACGGCGAGGGATAGAACGCGCTCGCCGCGTGCGACTCGTGGTGCTCGGTGAAGAGCAGCGGCCCCTCCCACTCGCCGAGCGCGCGGCGGATGGCGTCGCCGGTGAAGAGCTTCTCCTTGAGCCACACCGGCATGGCGGTGAGGAAGGATCCGAGCCCCTTCGGCGCCACGCCCAGGTAGTTCTCGAGGATGCGCTCGAACTTGAGGAGCGGCTTGTCGTAGAAGCCGACGTAATCGACGTCCCCGAGGCGGAGCCCTCCGGCGCGCAGACAATAGGCGACCGCATGGCGCGGGAACTCCGCGTCGTGCTTCTTGCGCGTGAAGCGCTCCTCCTGCGCCGCCGCGACGATCGCGCCGTCGCGCACGAGGCACGCGGCCGCGTCGTGGTAGTACGCCGAGAGGC is part of the Deltaproteobacteria bacterium genome and encodes:
- a CDS encoding carbamoyltransferase, coding for MPTVLGLSAYYHDAAACLVRDGAIVAAAQEERFTRKKHDAEFPRHAVAYCLRAGGLRLGDVDYVGFYDKPLLKFERILENYLGVAPKGLGSFLTAMPVWLKEKLFTGDAIRRALGEWEGPLLFTEHHESHAASAFYPSPFAEAAVLTMDGVGEWATSSYAVGRGHDLDLLAELHYPHSLGMLYSAFTYYTGFKVNSGEYKVMGLAPYGEPRYVDRILTDVLQLKEDGSFKLNMALFDYLHGLTMTSGAFDALFGGPPRRPESALTQREMDLAASVQVVTEEIMLRMARHVHRETGMRNLCLAGGVALNCVGNGRLLREGPFEGLWIQPAAGDAGGALGVALAIHHKVLGNARSRNGDGHDAMQGAYLGPAFTDDEIATFLRAAGAVYETLPTDAMLARTAEALAREKVVGWLQGRMEFGPRSLGARSILGDPRSRKMQSVMNLKIKFRESFRPFAPSVLREHVAEYFELDGDSPYMLLVAPVRRERRIAMTDDEQRLFGIDKLNVARSDLPSITHVDYSARIQTVHAATNPLYHALLTRFRDLTGCPVLVNTSFNVRGEPIVCTPKDAYLCFMRTEMDTLVLGSHVLEKDRQPPLTDDVDWRTLYQLD
- a CDS encoding alkaline phosphatase family protein — encoded protein: MTRFDPPASDHREPTSRLAVRTLATIGALLLLFLLAGWFGYRAYLATPDVVSAVPPPSRHAAAASRVVLFVIDAFTPEKAFDPAVMPTFGRLAAAGASGVVQTDPVTTTAPCVYSLTTGRPGNLVQAIFNFHSRPTTVDSLLSLVAADGGRLALAGDPAWHRQFGWLVPAEDRHESPEPGITIEHHIDAYDAAAVEFLLGKYADPRYRLLVVHLGSLDAVGHMVTPRAPRYAQQMTFLDGLLARTAAAIDTSTTLLLVTGDHGMASRGTHGGEDEARRTPYVLVGPGVRAGVRQDLPQTALTSTLLAVLGLPFLPVSLEPPAPVLLDRPASEAEALVREYFDGKRHATATQASHSVLAGAPATDAEANQALNDVLFGAEESRAGFRTLAAASTMLGVLGAALLLWRSAPRPSERPAAAAHLALALAAPAALALVATGFLWMRSAFAFRSSTIAMAVVTGVLAAAAVVVWIVVRFPRLTRDLDRWRISAFVPTLVVLTAPLVNSHWLHPRPYFELLLLAAVALMVPLVAARERWARLPAVTAAMIYVPQIAIGDWPHLLLPLLAVGVVALALRNLRTERSAPTALAATLVLAIFAAAFGWRAAPSTSLASVVLALFFVVMLTAMVLKEAPRAAAALLIASSTALFLVMASDVHEELVFCATAAVALAVSRIRIDLARPGLVYLVATVLVLLRICLYFELGDQYNISSIRTAPGFLLADSGLPLATVIGLLLLKYGLPWIVILAMALPSLAVADRRWTTHLLDLLVVGYVVRFAAVAAVADPFRVLPNGMDGIVGMFCVTWAELLTFGLVATFAATLVGARRMPAPEVVTVAA
- the wecB gene encoding UDP-N-acetylglucosamine 2-epimerase (non-hydrolyzing) — protein: MSARTILCVFGTRPEAIKMAPVVRALAARAGEFRPVVCVTNQHQEMLDQVLDLFELRVEHRLQVMTSGQTPNDVTVRVLERLPPVLADTRPAAVLVQGDTTTTFAAALASFYDRIPIGHVEAGLRTYRKDSPFPEELNRQMTTVLADWHFAPTAWARDNLLRAGVAPAAITVTGNPVTDALRWIADKVADGADVVPALAPASRVVLVTAHRRENFGPPFVAMCEAMRAIVERHPDVELVYPVHLNPNVQEPVRRILSGVPRVHLPAPVDYASLVALLKRCTLVLTDSGGIQEEAPSLGKPVLVMRDTTERPEGVEAGTAKLVGTDRDRIVAEADRLLTDPAAYAAMAHAHNPYGDGHAGEAIVAALAAGLAENGS
- a CDS encoding sulfotransferase; its protein translation is MTRERPRPFRRLVPANFRDPVGLARRILASRDRAAYFAIVSTALGAAATPLDALLAATLEKLLLGDHVAPKKPVVIVTGAPRSGTTVLSQALIHHLPVTYFNNLTGVFPRAPIAANRLFGRMLPKPAATLHSYYGRTSGFAAENDGLHLWDRWLGADRYAVPERLASETAADLRRFFAAWEHAFGRALVTKNNALATGVPAVAEALPTSRFVYVRRDPVFAAQSILGARETIQGTRAAQYGVNDPARGTYASPIEDVCAQIVYHERRMEEARRIVGDARFWVVDYESFCTAPHAIVERVGREILGVDVDGAAVRRDLPPLRNTNRPKLAAAEMKEITATLARLRAGTAERRNTT